From the Glandiceps talaboti chromosome 10, keGlaTala1.1, whole genome shotgun sequence genome, one window contains:
- the LOC144440991 gene encoding uncharacterized protein LOC144440991: MGKLQFTLVMIVGAYICSTTALNCSTTSCTELIGIGKCNFGVTPCIGSDQVCWKQEVTTGSIFTTISRGCTSTGKCQNGCATKGNSPECYKKSDASDYRGMVSVTQSNKRCLYWTSVTRSNYPNAGLIYNYCRNPNGRSKAWCYYGFDIKRGQGLWEYCNVGNPLQYCAVKTKTCTECCASDLCNGASTPSLKMIMVVLNTAMAFGMFVF; encoded by the exons ATGGGAAAGTTGCAATTTACTCTGGTCATGATAG TTGGTGCATATATATGCAGTACAACGGCTCTCAATTGTTCCACAACTTCTTGCACAGAATTAATAGGGATTGGTAAATGCAATTTTGGTGTGACTCCATGTATTGGCAGTGACCAAGTTTGCTGG AAACAAGAGGTGACTACTGGCAGTATATTTACAACAATTTCACGTGGATGTACCAGTACCGGAAAGTGTCAAAATGGATGTGCCACGAAGGGAAATA gtCCGGAATGTTACAAAAAAAGTGATGCGTCGGACTACAGAGGAATGGTCTCCGTAACACAATCTAACAAGCGGTGCCTGTATTGGACTTCAGTCACGAGAAGTAATTATCCAAATGCAGGGCTTATCTATAACTACTGCCGTAACCCGAACGGTCGATCTAAGGCTTGGTGTTACTATGGTTTCGATATTAAACGAGGGCAGGGTCTGTGGGAATATTGCAATGTAGGCAATCCCTTACAATACTGTG CCGTGAAGACCAAAACATGTACAGAATGTTGTGCTTCTGACCTCTGCAACGGAGCAAGTACACCATCGCTGAAGATGATAATGGTCGTGCTGAACACCGCTATGGCCTTTGGAATGTTCGTCTTCTGA
- the LOC144441167 gene encoding uncharacterized protein LOC144441167, with protein MEYLRQTLLMIVVSYAGSAWALDCSTTYCKDWYASNTSCHHGVTTCDGSKQVCFKHVVTTGSVFTTTSRGCISADSCQNGCETKENSLECYESQNATDYRGMVSITQSNKRCLPWNVESKTLYPDAGLNHNYCRNPNGLAGAWCYFSTTTKGVHVRNFCNISKPGQHCALKSETCIECCDIDHCNGASTPSLTMILILLNVVITLRMCVC; from the exons ATGGAATACTTGAGACAAACATTATTAATGATAG TTGTTTCATATGCTGGTAGTGCGTGGGCTCTTGATTGTTCCACCACATATTGCAAGGATTGGTATGCATCCAATACATCATGCCATCATGGTGTGACTACGTGTGATGGCAGTAAACAAGTTTGTTTT AAACATGTGGTTACTACTGGTAGTGTATTTACTACAACTTCGCGTGGATGCATCAGTGCTGACTCGTGCCAAAATGGATGTGAAACAAAGGAAAATA GTCTAGAATGTTACGAATCCCAAAACGCAACTGACTACAGGGGCATGGTCTCCATAACACAGTCAAATAAACGATGCCTGCCATGGAATGTTGAATCGAAAACCTTGTATCCAGATGCAGGACTTAACCATAACTACTGTCGTAACCCAAATGGTCTAGCTGGGGCATGGTGTTACTTTAGCACTACTACCAAAGGTGTTCATGTGAGGAATTTCTGTAATATAAGTAAACCCGGTCAACATTGTG CATTGAAATCCGAAACATGCATTGAATGTTGCGACATCGATCACTGTAATGGAGCAAGTACACCATCGCTGACGATGATACTGATCCTGCTCAACGTCGTGATTACTCTTAGGATGTGTGTTTGCTGA